A window of Candidatus Omnitrophota bacterium genomic DNA:
GCAGGAATGGGAAACATTGTTGGAAGACATTACGGTGGAACGCAATTGGAGAGAGGCGCCTTGGGATCCGAGTACGCTGGCCAACTTGCATGAAACATTGAAATGGAACGAATTGATGGACGAAAGAATCGACCTTTATTCCGACGACGAGAAAACGAATCGGATTCGCATTATCCAGCAAATCGCAGAACGCAAGTTGAACGGAACGACTCGGCAGTGTTTTCTGCTCTATCTGAATGCGGGTCTAACGCAGAAGCGTATTGGAGAGTTGCTAAGAGTGCATGAAGACACGGCGCGGCGGTCTATCGAACGGGGCATCGAAATCGTGAGGGAATGCTTGAAAGAAAGTCCTTTAGGGGAATTTCCCGCTGCGAAAGGAAGGCGGCCCGTTGTGCGGGTGCGTATTTTTCCTCTTGATAACCGTAAGGAAAAAGAGGAATTTCAGCGTTTCTTAAACGATCACGCTATAATCCATATTTCCTATAGCGGGGAACGTTTGTTTCGGGAAGCGATGGCCGTTTATCTGACGGGAAAACCTGGAAGCCGAAAAGATAATACGCCGATACAGGATTAAGCGGTTCAGGATAAAAGAAATATGCAGGGTGGCGAGCTCCGCCGATAGCGAATAATCTTTATTCTTTTGTGTACTCTTGAATGGCGTTAGATTTTTTCCGCGTCGGGGGGAGGCGCCGATTTGGGTTGGCCGCAATCGGCGCCTTTAGCCCCGCAATTTTGGCAAACCCATACTATATTGACGCGAGTGAAAATATAAAGGCCGCCCGATATGATCGGGATGCCCAGTAATCCCCAAAACGTGAGAAAAAGCGTAGTGGAAAAACAGATGCCAAGAAAAACTACGCCTAAACCGACCAAAGGATTGATAAGAGAGCGTTTTTCCGCGATCACGACGCCGTCGCAACGCAGACAGGGAGGCAAATCGCTTTCAATGACGGGGGCCAACACGGCGTGACGTCCGTCATTGAGGTTGGGGAGCGGTTCGGACGGCGTTTTCTTAAATGTTATTTCTTCTGGGACAAACTCCTCGAATTCCTCGTCTGATGGTTCGGCGGCTTGCGGCTCAACGCTCTCTTCCTCTTCTTCAACTTGTTCTTTAGGCAGAACCAAATCATGAGAAGAAATGATATTTTTGAAGATGGAATTGTTGCGCATTCCGTCGAATTCCCGATCTTCCTTCGCCCAATCGGAGCATTCGGGATTCAAGCGGCACGCCCGATCGATATAGACCAGAGCATTGTCTTTATCGCCAAGTTGCGCATAACTGCAAGAAAGATTATAGAGCGCTTCCACATTTTCAGGACTTTCGAGAATCGATTCTTCGAAAAAGGTAACGGCTTTTTCGTAATCCTTATTGTGGAAGTGGGTCATTCCTTGTTCGAAAAGGATTCTGGCTTTTCCTTGCGACATGATTGGTTGTTCGCTCCGGAAATTCCTTACGCCGAATAAATACCAGCCTATTACACCTATTATAATGTAATAATGATCGCAATACTAGAGGATAAATAATCCAATCGTTACAATCGCATCAATTATAATATTACAATTTGCTAAATTATATAATTCATAATAAAATAATATTATAGTTAAATAATGATAAATGTGTCGTTGCTTACGGTTGGTCTATTCATTATGTTGCGATAAAGCGATATTCGGGATAACTCTATTTTTCCCCAATTAAAATCCTCCTTCTAAATACGATGTTTTCAATAATCCTACCGGCAACGATCTTTTCTTTTGGGGAAATAAAGGAGGGTCAACGATAACCTATTAATATAAATCATCTTAGCCATCGAGGGTCGATAGGGAGAATGGATTTAAGATTTTTTTGAAATACTATCTTAGGAAATTTAATTTAAAAAAAATTAAATTTCCTCTTGACTGCACAACATATAGGGTATATTTTCATAATCCCCACTACAAATAGTTATCGAGTAGGGTTAAAATAATTCGATGAAATGGACGGGTTCTTCGCATTAGAGGGAAGGAGACAGGCGATGGCTGTTGCTGAAACAAGTTTTGCGGTACCTGTAATGGAACCGCAGACCAGGATTGAGGGAAACGGAAAAAAGTGTGGAGCGAAGGAGAAAGGATTGCGATTCAAACGGGTATATACCAAAGAAGGCGTCGATCCGTTCTCCATAGTGGAATGGGAAGAACGGGACGCCGTCATTACGGGAGACAAAGGGGAAATCGTCTTCGAACAGAAAGGCGTCGAATTCCCTGCGGCCTGGTCGCAGATGGCGACGAAGGTTGTGGTCTCCAAGTATTTTCGAGGCGCGTTGGGCACTCCGGGAAGAGAGCGCAGCGTAAAGCAGCTGATTTCGCGCGTAGTCAATACCATCGTTTCCTGGGGAGAGACGCAGAATTATTTCACGGCAAAGGAAGACCGGGACGCCTTCCATGACGAATTGATCTACCTGCTTTTGCATCAACACGCCTCCTTCAACAGCCCGGTATGGTTCAACTGCGGCGTGGAAGACGATCCGCAATGTTCCGCCTGCTTCATCAATTCCGTTGAAGATACGATGGATTCGATATTAAGCCTGGCCAAAACCGAAGGCATGTTATTCAAATACGGATCCGGGACGGGAACCAATCTTTCGCCGCTGCGTTCTTCCAGAGAATTGCTGCAC
This region includes:
- a CDS encoding tetratricopeptide repeat protein; translation: MSQGKARILFEQGMTHFHNKDYEKAVTFFEESILESPENVEALYNLSCSYAQLGDKDNALVYIDRACRLNPECSDWAKEDREFDGMRNNSIFKNIISSHDLVLPKEQVEEEEESVEPQAAEPSDEEFEEFVPEEITFKKTPSEPLPNLNDGRHAVLAPVIESDLPPCLRCDGVVIAEKRSLINPLVGLGVVFLGICFSTTLFLTFWGLLGIPIISGGLYIFTRVNIVWVCQNCGAKGADCGQPKSAPPPDAEKI